The following proteins are co-located in the Paenibacillus sp. JNUCC32 genome:
- the kdpA gene encoding potassium-transporting ATPase subunit KdpA produces MGILQIAIVILVLVLLVKPLGTYLYQVFRYESNGTDRWFSWAEKPIFALIGLKERKGMTWKGYAVSFVLTNIVLVAAGYLILRLQKVLPLNPNGIGHMEPTLSFNTMISFMTNTNLQHYSGESGLSYLAQMAVITMMMFTSAATGLCVAIAFIRAVTSKGTTVGNFFEDFVKAHTRVFIPAAFIIAMVLVALQVPQTLKPTLSVTTLEGSEQQIAVGPVAALESIKHLGTNGGGFMGANSAHPFENPSPLTNVIEILSMWSLGAALPYTFGLFAKSRKQGWIIFSVMMTLFIGFLSLNYAAETNGNPALNQLGIDASQGSMEGKEVRFGIAQSSLFTTVTTAATTGSVNNMHDTLTPLGGISPLSLMMLNSVFGGKGVGLMNMLMYAILAVFLAGLMVGRTPEFLGRKIEAREMKLIAIVILVHPLIILAPTALALMTDAGQAGIAHSGFHGISQVLYEYTSSAANNGSGFEGLADNTPFWNISTGLVMLIGRYISMIALLAVGGSLMRKQWVPETLGTFRTDNKLFAGILIAVVLIIGALTFLPVLVLGPIAEHLTIR; encoded by the coding sequence ATGGGCATTTTACAAATTGCCATCGTTATACTCGTTCTAGTGCTGCTGGTCAAGCCGCTGGGAACTTATCTATATCAGGTGTTTCGTTATGAAAGCAATGGAACGGACAGATGGTTCTCCTGGGCGGAGAAACCGATCTTTGCTCTGATCGGCTTGAAAGAACGCAAGGGGATGACATGGAAAGGATATGCCGTCAGCTTTGTGTTAACGAATATCGTGCTGGTTGCGGCGGGCTACTTGATTCTGCGGCTGCAGAAGGTGCTGCCGCTGAACCCGAACGGCATCGGCCATATGGAACCGACCTTGTCGTTCAATACGATGATCAGCTTCATGACCAATACGAATCTTCAGCATTACAGCGGGGAGTCGGGATTGTCTTATCTGGCCCAGATGGCCGTCATTACGATGATGATGTTTACGTCCGCGGCGACCGGGCTGTGCGTGGCGATTGCTTTTATCCGGGCGGTGACCAGCAAGGGCACGACCGTCGGCAACTTTTTTGAGGACTTCGTTAAGGCGCATACCCGGGTATTCATTCCGGCTGCTTTCATCATTGCGATGGTGCTGGTGGCGCTGCAGGTGCCGCAGACCCTGAAGCCTACGCTCAGCGTCACGACGCTGGAAGGAAGCGAGCAGCAAATAGCGGTGGGTCCGGTGGCTGCGCTCGAATCGATCAAGCATCTGGGCACCAATGGGGGCGGTTTTATGGGGGCCAACTCGGCGCATCCGTTCGAGAACCCGTCCCCGCTGACCAATGTGATCGAGATTCTGTCCATGTGGAGTCTCGGGGCGGCGCTTCCTTACACATTTGGTTTGTTCGCGAAGAGCCGTAAGCAGGGCTGGATCATATTCTCGGTAATGATGACCTTGTTTATCGGCTTCCTGTCCTTGAACTATGCCGCGGAAACCAACGGCAACCCGGCATTAAACCAGCTGGGCATCGACGCCTCGCAAGGCAGCATGGAGGGCAAGGAGGTCCGGTTCGGGATCGCCCAATCCTCCCTGTTTACGACGGTGACAACCGCGGCCACGACCGGGTCGGTCAACAACATGCATGATACGCTCACGCCGCTCGGCGGGATTTCGCCGTTGTCCCTGATGATGCTGAATTCCGTTTTTGGCGGAAAAGGCGTCGGGCTGATGAACATGCTCATGTACGCGATCCTGGCGGTGTTCCTGGCCGGTCTTATGGTTGGCCGTACCCCCGAATTTCTCGGCAGAAAAATCGAGGCCCGGGAGATGAAGCTGATCGCGATTGTCATTCTGGTACACCCATTGATCATCCTTGCTCCGACGGCGCTCGCGCTCATGACGGATGCGGGACAGGCGGGCATTGCCCATTCGGGCTTTCACGGCATCTCGCAGGTGCTTTACGAATACACGTCATCCGCTGCCAATAACGGCTCCGGGTTTGAGGGCCTTGCGGATAACACGCCGTTCTGGAACATCAGCACCGGACTGGTCATGCTGATCGGGCGCTATATTTCGATGATTGCCCTGCTGGCGGTGGGCGGCTCTCTGATGCGGAAGCAGTGGGTTCCCGAGACGCTCGGAACGTTCCGGACAGATAATAAGCTTTTTGCCGGCATTCTCATCGCGGTGGTCCTGATCATCGGTGCCTTGACCTTCCTGCCTGTGCTGGTGCTGGGACCGATTGCCGAGCATCTGACGATTCGTTAA
- the comJ gene encoding competence protein ComJ has protein sequence MQHTKLTQEVDLTISHHQIQIRSRDFDEELCQWGEINIKQGAVIHPGYLTFDPIPDDAFGAWVKLALTEAFTEDPNAQRRMVVPFDVLDPGKLELLSVMSDAVIELPLQEGRYALYFEICEDEEVYYRLTFVREGEYVQARFLMDDEWGGRAGEALAEGYC, from the coding sequence ATGCAGCATACAAAATTGACCCAAGAGGTGGATCTCACCATCTCGCACCATCAGATTCAAATCCGCTCGCGGGATTTTGACGAGGAGCTTTGCCAGTGGGGAGAAATCAATATCAAGCAGGGCGCGGTCATTCATCCCGGTTATCTGACCTTTGATCCGATTCCTGACGATGCTTTCGGCGCTTGGGTGAAGCTGGCCCTGACAGAGGCGTTCACGGAAGACCCGAACGCGCAGCGCCGAATGGTCGTGCCGTTTGACGTTTTGGATCCTGGCAAGCTGGAGCTGCTATCCGTCATGTCGGACGCCGTCATCGAGCTTCCGCTGCAAGAAGGGCGGTATGCCTTGTATTTTGAGATTTGCGAGGATGAAGAGGTGTATTACCGTCTGACTTTCGTGCGTGAAGGAGAGTATGTCCAAGCCCGATTTTTGATGGACGATGAATGGGGCGGCAGGGCTGGAGAAGCCTTGGCGGAGGGGTATTGTTGA
- a CDS encoding SMI1/KNR4 family protein translates to MNAVIDGLMTELEQLLEEKVAEDLRDLLGEYKQLEGAASDRLKQFEEEFGIALPEDFRSFYSKKDGSGYAFHVLYPGNEGDGEYTPFYLMSLDEMREIKSYFCERDERLDAYYGPEEVQRLDPEIKPYLFHKAWYPFATMAGGSLYLMLDFDPAEPGTSGQIIMYVHDPDFVYYIAPSFTELLQASNRNLRTDIEEVDY, encoded by the coding sequence ATGAATGCTGTCATCGATGGTCTGATGACCGAGCTGGAGCAGCTGCTGGAGGAGAAGGTGGCCGAAGATCTTCGGGATCTGCTGGGCGAGTATAAACAATTGGAGGGAGCGGCCTCGGATCGATTGAAGCAATTTGAAGAGGAGTTCGGGATCGCTTTGCCGGAGGATTTCCGTTCGTTCTACAGCAAGAAGGACGGCAGCGGGTACGCATTTCACGTGCTCTATCCCGGTAACGAGGGAGATGGCGAATACACCCCGTTCTATCTGATGAGCCTGGATGAGATGAGGGAAATCAAATCATATTTCTGCGAGCGGGACGAACGGCTCGATGCGTACTACGGTCCAGAGGAGGTACAGCGGCTGGATCCGGAAATTAAACCGTACCTGTTCCACAAGGCATGGTATCCGTTTGCCACGATGGCGGGCGGCTCATTGTATCTGATGCTGGATTTCGATCCGGCTGAGCCGGGAACGTCCGGGCAGATCATCATGTACGTGCATGATCCTGATTTTGTTTACTATATCGCGCCTTCCTTCACGGAGCTGCTTCAGGCGTCCAACCGCAATCTGCGCACCGACATTGAAGAAGTGGACTACTAA
- a CDS encoding potassium-transporting ATPase subunit F: protein MIMLIFTIFIFLYLIYALIHPEKF, encoded by the coding sequence ATGATCATGTTGATATTCACGATTTTTATTTTTCTCTATTTGATTTATGCGCTGATTCACCCTGAAAAATTCTAG
- a CDS encoding aldo/keto reductase — translation MEYVYLGRTGLEVSRFCLGTMTYGDWDLDEKTSLGIIDKVLDSGINFIDTADTYGKGTSEEIIGKALQGRRDRVIVATKFKVRTAEGPNGEGASRYRIMRQVEASLKRLNTDYIDLYQVHRPDPHTPLDETLRALDDLVAQGKVRYIGCSNFEAWRIVESLWTSEKMNLERFVTNQPSYSIFNRYIEQEILPASQRHGLATLAYSPLDGGWLSGKYRAGQPLPVNSRGERMDLDAPGNRAKLDKVEWLARRAEDKGITLGQFALAWLLQRSIIPVVGIRSEQQLADNLNALNVQLTEEDLKLVDEVSPSPYRDFSQDGSFWFNEPRAYRFK, via the coding sequence ATGGAATACGTCTACTTGGGAAGAACCGGACTTGAAGTATCCCGCTTCTGTCTGGGAACCATGACTTACGGAGATTGGGATTTGGACGAGAAGACCTCGCTCGGCATTATCGACAAGGTGCTGGATTCGGGGATTAATTTTATCGATACGGCAGATACCTATGGCAAGGGTACGAGCGAAGAAATTATAGGCAAAGCCCTTCAAGGACGAAGAGACCGGGTGATCGTCGCGACCAAATTCAAGGTACGGACCGCCGAAGGACCGAACGGAGAAGGCGCCAGCCGTTACCGCATCATGAGACAGGTCGAGGCCAGCCTGAAACGGTTGAATACGGATTACATCGACCTCTACCAAGTGCATAGACCGGATCCTCATACCCCGCTGGACGAGACGCTGCGCGCGCTCGATGATCTGGTTGCCCAAGGAAAGGTGAGATATATCGGCTGCTCGAACTTCGAGGCTTGGCGTATCGTCGAATCCCTGTGGACCAGCGAGAAAATGAACCTCGAGCGCTTCGTTACCAATCAGCCTTCATACAGCATCTTCAACCGATATATCGAGCAGGAAATCCTGCCGGCTTCACAGCGCCACGGCCTGGCTACGCTGGCCTACTCCCCGCTGGACGGCGGCTGGCTGTCCGGCAAATACCGTGCCGGGCAGCCGCTGCCGGTCAATTCGCGGGGCGAGCGCATGGATTTGGATGCTCCCGGCAACCGTGCCAAACTGGACAAGGTTGAATGGCTCGCCCGGCGTGCAGAGGACAAAGGGATCACACTGGGGCAGTTCGCGCTGGCATGGCTGCTGCAGCGCAGCATCATTCCCGTCGTCGGCATCCGCAGCGAGCAGCAGCTTGCGGACAATCTGAATGCACTGAACGTGCAGCTGACCGAAGAAGATTTGAAGCTGGTGGACGAGGTGTCCCCAAGCCCATACCGGGACTTCTCCCAGGACGGCAGCTTCTGGTTCAATGAACCGCGTGCTTACCGGTTTAAGTAA
- the udk gene encoding uridine kinase, whose amino-acid sequence MLIIGIAGGTGSGKTTVARSVIDRLGSDKVTFISQDNYYKDHKELSFEEREAINYDHPFAFDNELLVEHLGILKSGQPAFAPVYDFTAHARFTDQTIELKPNNIVIIEGLHVLSDENLRKLLHIKVFVDTDPDVRLLRRVVRDIEDRGRTIQSIHNQYLTTVKPMHEAFIEPSKKYADLIIPEGGENEVGIRLLSVLTEKYLTGDRTLSGES is encoded by the coding sequence ATGCTCATAATTGGTATCGCCGGCGGCACCGGATCGGGCAAAACAACGGTTGCCCGCTCTGTCATTGACCGTCTTGGTTCAGATAAAGTCACGTTTATTTCGCAGGATAACTATTACAAGGATCATAAAGAGCTCAGCTTCGAGGAACGCGAAGCGATTAACTATGATCATCCGTTCGCTTTTGACAACGAGCTGCTCGTCGAGCATCTCGGCATTTTAAAAAGCGGACAACCCGCTTTCGCGCCGGTATATGATTTTACCGCCCATGCCCGCTTCACGGATCAGACCATCGAGCTGAAGCCGAACAACATCGTCATCATCGAAGGCCTGCATGTGCTGTCCGATGAGAATCTGCGCAAGCTGCTTCACATTAAGGTGTTTGTGGATACCGATCCCGATGTGCGCCTGCTTCGCCGGGTCGTACGCGATATTGAGGACCGCGGCCGAACCATCCAGTCGATCCATAATCAATACCTGACAACCGTCAAGCCGATGCATGAGGCGTTCATCGAACCCTCCAAGAAATACGCCGACCTGATCATTCCCGAAGGCGGAGAGAATGAAGTCGGCATTCGCCTGCTCTCCGTCTTGACCGAGAAATATCTGACCGGCGACCGCACGCTGTCGGGCGAATCATAA
- a CDS encoding histidine kinase — protein MDPFRRKSPEELLRSISKLHQGRLKVYIGAVSGSGKTYHMLREGQTLRLQGIDVVICAVSTMQRPETVEQVRDLERVPSIHWMEDGVEKKDLDLDLLVQRNPEVVLVDGLAHRNRKGARHAARLDDIRFLLSRGISVITTVNVYELEDVQDIASKLTGIKASHTVPADTLESADEVVLIDVTPETMLERAQGGLLGDGSLWKQGNLAVLRELTLRLVAEGVSHSLERYRKEQGLVGPSGADERILVSTQYHWNGSIYMRRGQQIAKRLNGELLAVTFVKPEVELTKEQAAFKRSMAKLAVRIGAKLEELPLRSRRELADMLVQYALEHHVTRIVLGHSKQTRMQELWQGSIIQDLLKKTRGIDIFMVADRAEHDGERIIPARLHPLRLPSESFHRLNEQELDQKIEQVKRGRFKVYIGAAPGVGKTYAMLREGNDLLKKGLTVLVGLLETHGRKDTLSQVDNLEALPRKRVDYRGSRLEEMDTDEILRRRPDVVLVDELAHTNVPGSKRKKRYEDVQDILSAGISVITTVNVQHLESLNDAVEQITGVRVRETIPDHILQSADEVQLVDVTPESLRQRMKDGNIYAKEKIHQALSHFFKTGNLIALRELALREIADDVDERLESWQRSGSLRGPWRREEIIYVVVGREPQAERLIRRGFRIAHRLKAAWYVAFPLERHDSLSHDDEQRLTALQTLTERLGGTFTMLPLPVKRGPACACSGRLVAAADEVKATQFIIGQPQMAGWKLFARRKWIRRLLRSSRHMDVLVVADYDPRV, from the coding sequence ATGGATCCCTTTCGGAGAAAATCGCCGGAGGAGCTCTTAAGGTCGATTTCCAAGCTCCATCAGGGACGGCTCAAGGTATATATCGGGGCTGTGAGCGGATCGGGAAAAACCTATCATATGCTTCGAGAAGGGCAGACCTTGAGGCTACAAGGCATCGATGTCGTCATATGCGCGGTATCCACGATGCAGCGGCCGGAAACGGTGGAGCAGGTCCGTGATCTGGAACGGGTGCCCAGCATTCATTGGATGGAGGACGGCGTAGAGAAGAAGGATCTTGATCTTGATCTGCTGGTGCAGCGCAACCCTGAGGTAGTGCTTGTCGATGGGCTTGCCCATCGCAACCGGAAGGGAGCGCGGCATGCTGCGCGGCTGGATGATATCCGATTCCTGTTAAGCCGCGGAATCAGCGTCATCACAACGGTCAACGTGTATGAGCTTGAGGATGTGCAGGACATTGCCTCCAAGCTGACGGGCATTAAAGCCAGCCATACGGTACCGGCCGATACGCTGGAGAGCGCCGACGAAGTGGTGCTTATTGACGTAACGCCCGAAACGATGCTGGAACGGGCACAAGGCGGCCTGCTTGGAGACGGCAGCCTATGGAAGCAGGGCAATCTGGCGGTGCTCCGGGAGTTGACGCTCCGCCTCGTTGCCGAAGGCGTGAGCCATTCCCTGGAGCGGTACCGCAAAGAACAGGGACTCGTCGGCCCATCGGGAGCCGATGAGCGAATACTGGTGTCCACCCAATACCATTGGAACGGTTCCATCTATATGCGGCGCGGGCAGCAGATCGCGAAGCGTTTAAACGGCGAACTGTTGGCTGTTACGTTTGTGAAGCCGGAAGTAGAGCTTACGAAAGAACAGGCCGCCTTTAAGCGCTCCATGGCGAAGCTCGCGGTGCGGATCGGCGCCAAGCTGGAGGAGCTGCCCCTCCGTTCCCGGAGGGAGCTCGCTGACATGCTGGTTCAGTATGCGCTGGAGCACCACGTTACACGCATTGTGCTTGGCCATTCGAAGCAGACGCGCATGCAAGAGCTTTGGCAGGGTTCGATTATTCAGGATCTGCTCAAGAAAACGCGCGGGATTGATATTTTTATGGTGGCGGATCGGGCGGAACATGACGGGGAGCGGATCATTCCGGCCCGGCTTCATCCGCTGCGGCTTCCTTCCGAATCGTTTCACCGCTTGAACGAACAGGAGCTGGATCAGAAGATTGAGCAGGTCAAGCGGGGACGGTTCAAGGTATATATCGGCGCCGCCCCGGGCGTAGGGAAGACCTATGCGATGCTGCGGGAAGGCAACGATCTGCTGAAGAAGGGATTGACGGTTCTCGTCGGTCTGCTGGAGACGCACGGCCGGAAGGATACGCTGTCCCAGGTGGACAATCTGGAGGCCCTTCCGCGAAAAAGGGTGGACTACAGGGGATCGCGCCTTGAGGAGATGGATACCGATGAGATCCTTCGCCGGAGGCCGGACGTGGTCCTCGTGGATGAGCTGGCGCATACGAATGTGCCCGGAAGCAAGCGCAAGAAACGGTATGAAGATGTGCAGGATATTCTGTCGGCCGGCATCTCCGTCATTACGACCGTAAACGTACAGCATCTGGAGAGCTTGAATGATGCCGTCGAGCAGATTACAGGCGTCCGTGTCCGCGAGACGATACCGGATCATATTCTGCAATCGGCCGATGAGGTTCAACTGGTCGACGTGACGCCGGAGTCGCTGCGGCAGCGGATGAAGGATGGGAACATCTATGCGAAGGAGAAAATTCATCAGGCGCTCAGCCATTTTTTCAAGACGGGAAACCTGATCGCCCTAAGAGAGCTTGCCTTAAGGGAGATTGCGGATGATGTGGACGAAAGGCTGGAGTCATGGCAGCGCAGCGGCTCGCTTCGGGGGCCGTGGCGGCGCGAGGAAATTATCTATGTCGTGGTCGGCAGGGAGCCGCAAGCGGAGCGGCTCATTCGCCGCGGCTTCCGGATCGCCCATCGGCTGAAGGCAGCCTGGTATGTGGCATTCCCTCTGGAGCGTCATGACAGCCTGTCTCATGACGACGAGCAGCGCTTGACGGCGCTTCAGACGTTAACGGAGCGTCTTGGGGGCACCTTCACGATGCTGCCGCTGCCGGTAAAAAGGGGACCGGCGTGCGCCTGTTCTGGCCGATTGGTCGCCGCAGCAGACGAGGTCAAGGCGACCCAATTCATTATCGGCCAGCCGCAGATGGCCGGATGGAAGCTGTTCGCTCGGCGAAAATGGATCAGGAGGCTGCTGCGATCCTCAAGGCATATGGACGTGCTCGTGGTTGCTGATTACGATCCGCGCGTATGA
- a CDS encoding carbohydrate-binding family 9-like protein, producing MRYTAIYPCKPAIYLQQGENRGSVDWSRYEAVALSDTVTGLAAKEATEVRACWSAECFYVQFVCQDSHIVSEYRHRDDPLYEQDVVELFMDEAGEGLEYIELEVSPNNVVFDARIRNDGQKSITDSDVEWDLTGLLTTVEDDGKGNLVYEIRIPAQNFQNPPEAGRCWNVNFYRIDEDDQGNREYQAWSPTGEVNYHIPSRFGRLEFVDAT from the coding sequence ATGCGTTATACCGCTATTTACCCATGCAAGCCCGCCATATACCTTCAACAGGGAGAGAATCGGGGAAGCGTCGATTGGAGCCGCTATGAAGCTGTGGCCCTGAGCGACACCGTGACCGGGCTTGCCGCGAAGGAAGCGACGGAGGTGCGCGCCTGCTGGAGCGCCGAATGCTTCTACGTGCAGTTTGTTTGCCAGGATTCACATATCGTCTCGGAGTATCGGCATCGGGATGACCCGCTGTATGAGCAGGATGTCGTGGAGCTGTTTATGGATGAAGCAGGGGAAGGTTTGGAATATATCGAGCTTGAGGTGAGCCCGAACAATGTTGTATTTGATGCGCGGATCCGTAACGATGGGCAAAAGTCGATCACGGACAGCGATGTCGAGTGGGACCTTACCGGCCTTCTGACCACGGTAGAAGACGACGGTAAGGGAAATTTGGTTTACGAGATTCGCATTCCGGCACAGAACTTTCAGAATCCGCCGGAAGCGGGACGATGCTGGAACGTGAATTTTTACCGCATTGACGAGGACGACCAAGGAAACCGGGAATACCAGGCATGGAGCCCCACCGGAGAGGTCAATTACCATATCCCCTCGCGTTTCGGAAGGCTGGAGTTTGTGGATGCCACATAG
- the kdpB gene encoding potassium-transporting ATPase subunit KdpB has translation MNNTRKKAMSQEMVRQALKDSFTKLNPVLMMRNPVMFVVEAGTLVVLLMTIFPSYFGTEGSIGFNLTVFVILLFTLLFANFAEALAEGRGKAQADSLKQSKQEMTARKVMENGGVQSVSSTALRKGDIVMVAQGEMIPGDGEVIAGLASVDESAITGESAPVIKEAGGDFSSVTGGTRVVSDTIRIRITSDPGESFIDRMISLVEGASRQKTPNEIALNTLLIVLTLIFLIVVVTLAPIAKYLGIELTVPVQISLLVCLIPTTIGGLLSAIGIAGMDRVTQFNVLAMSGKAVEAAGDINTMILDKTGTITFGNRMASRLIPVGGESLASVSQWAAVSSLQDETPEGRSVLELLRKEGFAVDEGMADGAEFIGFKAETRMSGMNLRDGRKVRKGAVDAVKAWVQSQGGAIPSDLSPNSDAIATEGGTPLAVAVDNRIFGLIYLKDTVKPGMKERFDQLRRMGIKTIMCTGDNPLTAATIAREAGVDDFIAESKPEDKIAVIRREQAEGKLVAMTGDGTNDAPALAQADVGLAMNSGTTAAKEAANMVDLDSDPSKIIEVVAIGKQLLMTRGALTTFSVANDVAKYFAIIPAMFAAAIPSMNVLNVMGLGSPMSAILSALIFNAIIIPLLIPLAMKGVAYKPMSSSKLLQRNVLVYGLGGVIVPFIGIKLIDMIVHLWI, from the coding sequence ATGAATAATACGAGAAAAAAAGCGATGTCCCAAGAGATGGTCCGTCAGGCGCTGAAGGACAGCTTCACGAAGCTGAATCCCGTCCTGATGATGAGAAATCCGGTCATGTTTGTCGTGGAGGCCGGGACTCTGGTTGTGCTGCTTATGACGATATTTCCGTCCTATTTCGGTACCGAGGGCAGTATCGGATTTAACCTGACCGTGTTCGTCATCCTGCTGTTCACGCTGCTGTTCGCAAACTTCGCAGAGGCGCTTGCCGAAGGGCGCGGCAAGGCGCAGGCCGATTCCCTTAAGCAGTCGAAGCAGGAAATGACGGCTCGCAAAGTGATGGAGAACGGCGGGGTACAATCCGTGTCGTCCACGGCTCTGCGCAAAGGAGATATCGTGATGGTCGCGCAGGGCGAGATGATTCCCGGGGACGGGGAAGTGATTGCGGGCCTTGCATCCGTTGACGAATCGGCGATTACCGGGGAATCCGCCCCCGTCATTAAAGAAGCCGGCGGCGATTTCAGCTCGGTCACGGGGGGGACCCGGGTTGTCAGCGATACGATCCGCATCCGGATTACAAGCGATCCGGGGGAATCGTTTATCGACCGGATGATCTCGCTGGTCGAAGGGGCCTCCCGGCAGAAGACGCCAAACGAAATTGCGCTGAATACGCTGTTGATCGTCTTAACGCTGATCTTCCTGATCGTGGTTGTGACGCTGGCACCGATCGCGAAGTATCTTGGCATCGAGTTGACCGTTCCGGTGCAGATCTCGCTGCTGGTATGTCTGATCCCGACCACGATCGGGGGGTTGCTGTCAGCGATCGGGATTGCCGGCATGGACCGGGTAACGCAGTTCAACGTGCTGGCGATGTCCGGCAAAGCGGTTGAGGCCGCCGGTGACATCAACACGATGATTCTGGATAAGACGGGTACCATTACGTTTGGTAACCGGATGGCCAGCCGGTTGATTCCCGTCGGCGGCGAGTCGCTGGCATCGGTGTCCCAGTGGGCCGCGGTGAGCTCGCTGCAGGATGAGACGCCGGAAGGACGGTCGGTGTTGGAGCTGCTGAGGAAGGAAGGTTTCGCAGTGGATGAGGGCATGGCGGATGGGGCGGAATTCATCGGATTTAAGGCGGAGACCCGGATGAGCGGCATGAACCTGAGGGATGGCCGGAAAGTCCGGAAGGGCGCTGTGGATGCCGTCAAGGCGTGGGTGCAGTCGCAAGGAGGCGCCATCCCTTCGGATTTGTCGCCAAATAGCGACGCCATCGCCACAGAGGGGGGAACCCCGCTTGCGGTCGCCGTGGATAACCGCATCTTTGGTTTGATCTACCTAAAGGATACCGTGAAGCCGGGCATGAAGGAACGGTTTGACCAGCTGCGCCGGATGGGCATCAAGACGATTATGTGCACGGGCGACAACCCGCTTACCGCGGCGACGATTGCCCGTGAAGCGGGCGTCGATGATTTCATCGCGGAGAGCAAGCCCGAGGATAAGATTGCCGTCATCCGCCGAGAACAAGCCGAAGGCAAGCTGGTGGCGATGACCGGGGACGGGACGAACGATGCCCCGGCGCTGGCCCAGGCCGATGTCGGGCTGGCGATGAACAGCGGTACCACCGCAGCCAAGGAAGCGGCCAATATGGTGGATCTGGATTCGGATCCGTCGAAGATTATCGAGGTGGTTGCCATCGGCAAGCAGCTGCTGATGACGCGCGGCGCGCTGACCACCTTCAGCGTCGCGAACGACGTCGCCAAATATTTTGCCATCATTCCGGCGATGTTCGCAGCTGCTATTCCTAGCATGAACGTTCTGAACGTCATGGGACTGGGTTCTCCCATGTCGGCGATTCTGTCGGCGCTGATCTTTAATGCCATTATCATTCCGCTGCTGATTCCGCTTGCGATGAAGGGTGTGGCCTATAAGCCGATGAGCTCGTCGAAGCTGCTGCAGCGCAATGTGCTGGTCTACGGATTAGGCGGCGTGATCGTGCCGTTCATCGGGATTAAGCTGATCGATATGATCGTGCATCTCTGGATTTAG
- the kdpC gene encoding potassium-transporting ATPase subunit KdpC yields the protein MNKPLQKSSPAPLAGVGAARVSLGMALRTSLVFIVLCGILYPLVTTGAAHLLMPKQAGGSLVTDRGGKVVGSELIGQDFTEPQYFHGRVSSIEYNGAGSGSNNYAPSNPDLIERTKASIEAWTENNPDVPVSEVPIDLVTNSGSGLDPHLSPQAAYIQIPRISKQTGIAEAELDQLVKEHTEGRDLGVFGEPRVNVLKLNLGLQKLLNLD from the coding sequence ATGAATAAGCCATTGCAGAAATCATCGCCGGCCCCTCTCGCTGGGGTGGGCGCGGCCCGTGTCTCGCTGGGCATGGCCCTGAGAACAAGTCTTGTATTTATCGTGTTATGCGGAATTCTTTATCCGCTGGTCACGACGGGAGCGGCGCACCTGCTCATGCCGAAGCAAGCCGGCGGCAGTTTGGTCACGGATCGGGGCGGAAAGGTGGTCGGATCGGAATTGATCGGCCAGGACTTTACGGAGCCGCAATATTTTCACGGCAGGGTGTCCAGCATTGAATACAACGGGGCCGGCTCAGGCAGCAATAACTATGCCCCTTCCAACCCGGATTTGATTGAACGAACGAAGGCATCAATTGAAGCGTGGACGGAGAACAACCCGGACGTTCCGGTGAGCGAGGTGCCGATCGATCTGGTAACGAATTCCGGCTCCGGGTTGGATCCTCACCTATCGCCGCAGGCCGCGTATATTCAGATTCCGCGGATCAGCAAGCAAACCGGAATTGCGGAAGCAGAGCTTGATCAGCTGGTAAAGGAGCATACGGAGGGACGGGATTTGGGCGTATTCGGTGAACCGCGCGTGAATGTGTTGAAGCTGAATCTGGGGCTCCAAAAGCTTCTTAACCTTGACTGA